The Argopecten irradians isolate NY chromosome 16, Ai_NY, whole genome shotgun sequence genome window below encodes:
- the LOC138311181 gene encoding activin receptor type-1-like, translating into MMWGVIYVCLYLTISSGFANKLGLGPPEDANLTAFADQEPSQYRCACLPKDDNHCDQLGHCVTVKGAGCFTSRKQRNGVEIISQGCARNEENQNMNCQGRRRKGWQMDGVIAIACCVGDLCNTPIPTFSSREFKSNDPVVHKEDETSFHFELFLAIVVPIVILIVALLGVWLFLKHMRKRRREFHDNLRVREELLPEEYGGIRATQVGDSTLKEVYDQSCTSGSGSGLPFLVQLTVARQVTLVECIGKGRYGEVWRGRYHDENVAVKIFLSRDEASWSRETEIYNTCLLRHDNILGYYASDMTSRNSCTQLWLIMHYHEHGSLYDYLQRTVLDHDSMLLLMHSAAAGLVHLHTEIIGNQGKPAIAHRDIKSKNILVKNYGTCCIGDLGLAVTHSQEDNKIDLGRNNKVGTKRYMAPELLEETLNPHFFDSFKAVDVYAFGLVLWEVARRCTVGGITEEYKPPFWDVVPSDPSFEDMRKVVAVDTQRPMVPNRWTSDSTMLQLSRLIQECWAQNPKARHPMLRVKKSLANLMDRPKKELLKKIEDCRECNNC; encoded by the exons cCAACAAGCTAGGACTTGGCCCGCCTGAGGATGCTAACCTGACCGCATTTGCTGACCAGGAGCCTTCGCAGTACAGATGTGCCTGTCTGCCCAAGGATGATAACCACTGTGATCAGTTGGGTCACTGTGTGACCGTGAAAGGAGCAGGG TGCTTTACCAGCAGAAAACAGAGAAATGGTGTAGAGATCATATCGCAGGGATGTGCCAGAAACGAAGAGAACCAGAATATGAACTGTCAGGGTCGACGACGTAAGGGATGGCAGATGGACGGTGTTATTGCCATCGCGTGCTGTGTCGGGGACCTCTGTAATACACCAATCCCTACGTTCTCATCGCGCGAGTTCAAAAGCAATGACCCCG TTGTGCATAAAGAAGATGAGACCAGCTTCCACTTTGAGTTGTTCCTGGCCATCGTCGTTCCCATTGTTATCCTCATTGTGGCTTTACTGGGAGTCTGGCTTTTCCTCAAACACATGCGTAAGAGACGTCGCGAGTTCCATGATAACCTGCGTGTCAGGGAGGAACTTCTTCCTGAGGAATACGGAGGCATACGCGCAACCCAAGTGGGAGATAGTACTCTTAAG GAAGTGTATGATCAGTCATGCACGTCTGGCAGTGGTTCCGGTCTACCGTTCCTGGTACAGCTGACCGTCGCAAGACAAGTGACCCTGGTAGAATGTATAG GAAAGGGAAGATACGGAGAAGTATGGAGGGGACGTTACCACGACGAAAATGTAGCTGTAAAAATATTTCTGTCACGTGACGAAGCAAGTTGGTCGAGAGAGACTGAGATCTATAACACCTGTCTGTTACGACATGATAATATCCTAGGATATTACGCGTCAGATATGACAAGTCGTAACTCGTGTACACAACTGTGGCTGATAATGCACTACCATGAACACGGCTCCCTGTACGATTATCTCCAGCGGACTGTCCTAGACCATGATTCCATGCTGCTGCTGATGCATTCAGCGGCCGCGGGACTCGTCCATCTACACACGGAAATTATTGGTAACCAAGGGAAACCAGCCATAGCACACAGGGACATTAAATCTAAAAATATTCTTGTGAAAAATTATGGCACATGTTGTATTGGAGATCTTGGACTAGCTGTGACACACTCGCAGGAAGATAACAAAATAGATCTCGGGCGGAACAATAAAGTGGGGACAAAACGGTACATGGCACCTGAACTATTGGAGGAGACGCTAAACCCACATTTCTTTGACTCGTTTAAAGCAGTGGATGTTTATGCTTTTGGTTTAGTGCTATGGGAAGTGGCTCGACGCTGTACAGTTGGGG GTATAACAGAAGAATACAAGCCTCCGTTTTGGGATGTAGTTCCATCAGATCCATCATTTGAGGATATGAGGAAAGTGGTCGCCGTGGATACCCAGAGGCCAATGGTACCCAATAGATGGACATCTGATTCG ACCATGTTGCAGCTCTCCAGACTTATACAAGAATGTTGGGCACAGAACCCCAAGGCACGACATCCAATGTTACGAGTGAAAAAATCCCTGGCTAATCTTATGGACAGGCCCAAAAAAGAACTTCTAAAGAAAATAGAGGACTGTAGAGAGTGCAATAACTGCTGA